CCTTTGAATAGTAATCTTTGTTCTCTTGCTTCTAAACCAGTCACCATTGATAGAATCATCTTCAATTCCCCTAATAACACCACACACAAAACCTAATTAATTAGTTTGTTGATCAACCAatcaaccaatcaatcaatCCCCCAATATAAACTTTGATTCAATTTACAATTCTAAGACCccttttcaaacaaaaaaaaaataacccatcttttcttttttgattttCTAGATACCTTGGTTTGGCCCATCTTAGTACAACAAATATGAAATATGAAGATTTGAACttctgattttttatttttattttttaagttataTATCACTGAAATATGTTAATGTTTGTTACTAAAAAGTTTTGATTGTTCTAAAAATAGAGTATCTCATACCACACCTATCTTTATGCAGTCGATCTAGTAGTCCAATCACAATATTTAGATACATATCGGACTATGTTCATTTTTATGCAATCTACCTAATAGTCTAACCATAACATATTATGTTACAAAAAAAGATGTGTGTAGGCTAGGCTGTATCAGAGTATTACTCATctagaaaattttgaattgaggGAAGTATTAATTACTCTTCCCCAAAAAAACAATTGTTCCCCAAAtatggaaaattgaaaaaagaaaaacctaaTTCTTGTAAATTGTCTTTGGAAATGGAATTGAAAGGTAAAAACTTACCAAAAGTAGAGGTGGGTTGAACAGAAATATCATGAAATTGAGAGACAGTTGAGACTCTAATAGTGATTGTTTCTTCTTCTCCGGCCAAATTGGATTGGCCGGCGATTTCTCTCCTCTGCACCAGCATGCCACCTGGCCGGAGCTCCCACTTAATTTCCGTCAAGGATTCGGCGGCGGCGGGGTCCTTGTGGTGGTCATCGGCGACTTTGATCTTGTTGTTACAGCTGGTGACAAAGCTAATCCCAAATTTGAAAGTGGAGCTTCTGCAGAATCTCTTTGATCTGAGCTTCATCATCTTTAATTTGCAGCTTAATTTTTCACTTTCTCTTTGATCAATtcaaaaagatggagatggggAGAGGGTGTTATATAATGGGAGATTAAACATATGTAGggacaaaggggaagaagataaatgaaaaaagaaaaaaagaaatagagaaatttattaatttatcattattttggTCTCCATCATTTGTGTTCTCTTCtctttacatttttgtcttCTATagttttcaacttttttatttACTCTACTCCCTATAATTCCTtaatatttctctctctctcttttttttttccttttcgggtaaatatcaattatttcaaatggtaaaacggttgaaaatatttacaaaatataacaaaattttagaagataGAGGTTGATatacattgatagacttctattagtgacattgatagacactaatagaagtttatagtgtctatcattaatagttctaaaattttactatattttgtaaatatttttgtttatttttttatatttgaaaacaacccttaatttaaactctaaactttttggttgtatcaatttatatttataattatatcaatttaagctCTAAACTttgataattatatcaattaaaactttgaacttttacaagtatatcaatttaaaccctaaactttcttAAACTTATTCACATAAAATATAAttgagagtttaaattgatacacttatgaaactTCAAGCTCTAAATTGATATACTCATGAAAGTTCaggattttaattgatacacttatgtaaattcatggtttaaattgatacaacttccAAAGTTCAGAgcataaattgatatttgccccctttttttaagtacaatatgGTATGGAGGTTTCAAACCCTACATCTCATAAGTTGAACTAAAGCTATGTTTACCATCTCTAATGAAAATTAATGTAATAATCATA
This DNA window, taken from Benincasa hispida cultivar B227 chromosome 6, ASM972705v1, whole genome shotgun sequence, encodes the following:
- the LOC120080040 gene encoding BAG family molecular chaperone regulator 4-like, translating into MMKLRSKRFCRSSTFKFGISFVTSCNNKIKVADDHHKDPAAAESLTEIKWELRPGGMLVQRREIAGQSNLAGEEETITIRVSTVSQFHDISVQPTSTFGELKMILSMVTGLEAREQRLLFKGKERDDCEYLHMVGVGHKDKVLLLEDPAIKERKLHGLASTQPISV